From one [Ruminococcus] lactaris ATCC 29176 genomic stretch:
- a CDS encoding HD domain-containing protein, with product MSEYITTYTGLHFRPTEPDSDLIRIQDIAHALSLICRGNGHVQTFWSVGEHCICCAKEAAARGFSERMILACLLHDASECYLSDVPAPFKKELPEYQERENRLLSMIYKKFLGSDLSEEEQIQLKEIDRAMLWYDLKRLLKEPQSGEAPQLHMELNYKVRSFSEVEKEYLALFARYSELSGNCRVYDISDDI from the coding sequence ATGAGTGAATATATAACCACCTATACAGGATTACATTTCAGACCGACAGAGCCAGATTCAGATTTGATCAGAATACAGGATATTGCCCATGCTCTGTCGCTGATCTGCAGGGGAAATGGGCATGTGCAGACATTCTGGTCTGTGGGAGAGCATTGTATCTGCTGTGCAAAAGAGGCAGCAGCGAGAGGATTTTCAGAGCGTATGATACTTGCATGTCTGCTCCATGATGCAAGTGAGTGTTATCTGTCGGATGTGCCGGCACCGTTTAAGAAAGAATTACCGGAATATCAGGAAAGAGAAAACCGACTGCTCAGTATGATTTATAAAAAATTTCTTGGCTCAGACCTGTCGGAAGAAGAACAGATACAATTAAAAGAAATAGATCGTGCAATGCTTTGGTATGATCTGAAAAGACTCCTGAAAGAACCACAATCCGGCGAAGCACCACAGCTTCATATGGAACTGAATTATAAAGTCCGCAGTTTTTCAGAAGTAGAAAAAGAATACCTTGCGTTATTTGCAAGGTATTCAGAATTGTCGGGTAATTGCCGGGTATACGACATTAGTGACGATATTTAG
- a CDS encoding HIRAN domain-containing protein has translation MTKVFITLTGTKHYFGNDFLEKGMKIRLEKEPDNEYDKEAIKVTYKGLGKIGYVANSPYTVIGESMSAGRLYDKIGDVAYAKVLLITSVGTICKICKKSLVKEEEE, from the coding sequence ATGACAAAAGTATTTATCACACTGACAGGAACAAAGCATTATTTTGGAAATGATTTTCTTGAAAAGGGAATGAAAATCCGACTGGAGAAAGAGCCGGATAATGAATATGACAAGGAAGCAATCAAAGTTACTTATAAAGGCCTTGGAAAAATCGGGTATGTGGCAAATAGTCCTTATACCGTGATTGGTGAATCAATGAGTGCCGGACGTCTCTATGATAAGATTGGAGATGTTGCATATGCCAAGGTGCTGCTGATCACATCAGTTGGAACTATTTGTAAAATCTGTAAGAAGAGTCTGGTAAAAGAAGAGGAGGAATAA
- a CDS encoding PIN domain-containing protein — MVVIIKYYLVDSENVNDNWLMLLDLSDETDKIIVFYTKNSPHMSYSSVIKLLGCTREIKFEECNEGNNALDFQLISYLGYLMKNEELKDSEFIVMSNDTGYDPAVNFWKKRGFPVNRINVNYCKLALQRQKEAALRLAEQSNSVEVQSTEDFSGEESHPGSSAEELPFKDRPKEVSSSICPEPLKEVPASQKPCSFDKEEVDALINCLGKDNLIAIHETLVHVYGQKQGQNIYKTVKDKSYSFAPETLSRKDKVHYFTDIIFSHSDLDDPGNFLDFLEKNKDKSKNLNGVRSAITKAYGNNIGMKYYSLFKPYFKTISALK; from the coding sequence ATGGTGGTTATTATTAAATATTATTTAGTAGACAGCGAGAATGTCAACGACAACTGGTTGATGCTGCTGGATCTGAGTGACGAAACGGATAAGATCATCGTGTTTTATACGAAAAATTCACCTCATATGTCCTATTCATCAGTCATCAAACTGCTCGGATGTACTCGCGAAATTAAATTTGAAGAATGTAATGAGGGAAATAATGCTCTGGATTTTCAGTTGATCTCTTACCTTGGTTATCTGATGAAGAACGAAGAATTGAAAGATTCTGAGTTCATTGTAATGAGTAACGATACCGGTTATGATCCTGCGGTCAACTTTTGGAAAAAAAGAGGCTTTCCTGTAAACAGAATCAATGTGAATTACTGCAAATTAGCTTTGCAACGACAGAAAGAAGCGGCTCTTCGCCTGGCAGAACAATCCAATTCTGTCGAGGTGCAATCTACAGAAGATTTTTCCGGCGAAGAATCTCATCCGGGATCTTCTGCTGAAGAACTTCCTTTTAAAGACAGACCGAAAGAAGTTTCTTCTTCCATTTGTCCTGAGCCTTTAAAAGAAGTTCCGGCTTCTCAGAAGCCCTGTTCTTTTGATAAGGAAGAAGTCGACGCTCTCATCAACTGCCTTGGCAAAGATAATCTGATTGCAATTCACGAAACCCTGGTTCATGTATACGGTCAGAAGCAGGGACAAAATATTTACAAAACCGTAAAAGATAAATCTTATTCTTTTGCACCTGAAACTCTTTCACGCAAAGATAAGGTACACTATTTTACTGATATCATTTTTTCGCACAGTGACCTGGACGATCCTGGAAACTTCTTAGATTTCCTTGAAAAAAATAAGGACAAATCTAAAAATCTCAATGGAGTCCGTTCTGCGATCACCAAGGCTTATGGAAATAATATCGGGATGAAATACTACAGCCTTTTCAAGCCTTATTTCAAAACGATATCAGCTTTAAAATAA
- a CDS encoding helix-turn-helix transcriptional regulator: MPRGSNQKFKLYRLAQIMMEQTDDDHYITMPEIIEELAKYDVTADRKSVYADLRDLSILGIEVEGEPIGNRYHYHVVSRAFELPELKLLVDAIQSSKFITEKKTNRLIKKLETLVSKYDAQELQRQVFVSGRIKTMNESIYYTVDAIHNAISENKKIKFQYYQWNVKKEMELRHNGAWYHISPWGLSWDDENYYLVGYDSEAEQIKHYRVDKMLHIRMSNESREGKEYFKKLDMADYAKKSFGMFRGKEQTVKMQVDNRLAGVIIDRFGKDVMMIPTDEEHFTVKVDVHVSRQFLGWIFSLGEGIKIVGPEEVVNQMKAECERLMGQYQLPQ; this comes from the coding sequence GTGCCAAGAGGAAGTAATCAGAAATTTAAATTATACCGGCTGGCTCAGATCATGATGGAACAGACAGATGATGATCATTATATCACCATGCCGGAGATTATAGAAGAGCTGGCAAAATATGATGTAACAGCAGATCGGAAAAGCGTGTATGCAGACTTGCGTGATCTGAGTATTCTTGGGATTGAGGTAGAGGGAGAGCCGATCGGGAATCGTTATCATTATCATGTGGTAAGCCGGGCATTTGAACTTCCGGAATTGAAGCTTCTGGTAGATGCGATTCAGTCCTCGAAATTCATTACGGAGAAAAAGACCAACAGACTGATCAAAAAACTGGAGACGCTGGTCAGCAAATACGATGCACAAGAGTTGCAGCGTCAGGTATTTGTGTCCGGAAGAATCAAGACAATGAATGAGAGTATCTATTATACGGTAGATGCAATTCATAATGCGATATCCGAGAATAAAAAGATCAAATTCCAGTATTATCAGTGGAATGTAAAAAAAGAAATGGAATTGCGGCATAATGGGGCATGGTATCATATCAGTCCATGGGGACTTTCATGGGATGATGAAAATTACTATCTGGTCGGTTATGATTCAGAAGCGGAACAGATCAAGCATTACCGGGTAGACAAGATGCTTCATATCAGAATGTCAAATGAAAGCAGAGAGGGAAAAGAATATTTTAAAAAGCTGGATATGGCAGACTATGCAAAGAAGAGTTTCGGAATGTTCAGAGGTAAAGAACAGACTGTAAAAATGCAGGTGGATAATCGACTGGCGGGTGTGATTATTGATCGTTTTGGAAAAGATGTGATGATGATTCCGACAGATGAAGAGCATTTTACGGTGAAGGTGGATGTGCATGTGAGCAGACAGTTTCTTGGCTGGATCTTCTCTCTTGGAGAAGGAATTAAGATTGTAGGACCGGAGGAAGTTGTGAACCAGATGAAGGCGGAGTGTGAAAGACTGATGGGACAATATCAGTTACCACAATAA
- a CDS encoding GntR family transcriptional regulator has protein sequence MEKNNNINPDSMIPMYKQIVNLLNEKIEKGELKPGDKLPSEAELMEAYSVSRITIRSAISELEEDGLVIRSRGKGTFIASKKAMYSADDTVGFTHSCQQEGKQATTKVVDVSWIYPTMSDTQYLDIEEDTTILCTKRLRFVDDVPTMIETNHYGKGFSFLEGEDLNRSLYDILQKHKITLGKSIRTLEVVYANAQEASLLNIKKGEALLLFTDKHQDEKGKPLFVSKQVYCTERLKFYL, from the coding sequence ATGGAAAAAAATAACAACATAAATCCAGACAGTATGATTCCGATGTATAAGCAAATAGTGAATCTATTAAATGAAAAAATTGAAAAAGGTGAATTAAAACCCGGAGATAAACTTCCATCAGAGGCTGAACTAATGGAGGCATATTCTGTAAGTAGAATAACCATTCGGTCAGCAATCAGCGAGTTAGAAGAAGATGGTCTCGTAATCAGATCTCGAGGAAAAGGGACATTTATTGCATCTAAGAAAGCTATGTATTCGGCAGATGATACGGTTGGATTTACACATTCATGTCAGCAGGAGGGAAAACAGGCTACTACAAAAGTGGTAGATGTGTCATGGATATATCCGACGATGTCAGACACACAATATCTAGATATAGAAGAAGATACAACGATTTTATGCACAAAGCGTTTACGCTTTGTAGATGATGTTCCTACAATGATTGAAACCAACCATTATGGAAAAGGATTCTCGTTTTTGGAAGGAGAAGATTTAAATCGGTCATTGTATGATATTTTACAAAAACATAAAATTACACTGGGGAAAAGCATCCGTACATTAGAAGTTGTATATGCAAATGCTCAGGAAGCAAGTTTGTTGAATATAAAAAAAGGAGAAGCATTGTTGCTTTTTACAGATAAACATCAAGATGAAAAAGGGAAACCATTGTTTGTATCAAAACAAGTGTATTGTACAGAACGATTAAAATTCTATCTTTAA
- a CDS encoding MATE family efflux transporter, producing the protein MNQKMKTAPAAENKMGTMPIGKLLFNMSLPMMISMLVQALYNIVDSIFVAKLSENALTAVSLAFPLQTLLIAVATGTGVGMNALLSKALGERRSDEADKIAVNTAFIYFLSYLVFLILGFTIVKPFYASQIGTADAEIMEMGIDYLRTVMIFSFGLLSQIFFERLLTSTGRTIFSMTSQLCGAITNIILDPIMIFGLLGCPKMGVTGAAAATVIGQCVAAIVAFTCNHKFNHDVKLHFRGFRPSAKIIGTIYAIGVPSIIMQSIGSVMTYSMNRILIEFSSTATAVFGVYFKLQSFFFMPLFGLNNGITPIIAYNYGARNRKRMVKTIRLSLITAFCLTFIGFLCFEGIPQILLGMFNASEDMLTIGIPALRIIGIHYLLAWFCIVSGTVFQALGKAVFSMIVSIMRQLVVLIPAAYILSKLGGLHVVWWSFPIAEIVSLVVSLLFLLRINRTVISKIPDGSDIL; encoded by the coding sequence ATGAATCAGAAAATGAAAACTGCTCCTGCAGCAGAAAATAAAATGGGAACCATGCCTATTGGCAAACTGTTGTTCAACATGTCCCTGCCAATGATGATTTCCATGCTTGTGCAGGCACTTTATAACATTGTTGACAGTATCTTTGTAGCAAAATTATCTGAAAATGCTCTTACGGCCGTATCTTTAGCATTCCCTTTACAGACATTGCTCATTGCAGTGGCAACCGGTACAGGTGTCGGTATGAATGCTTTACTCTCCAAAGCTCTTGGAGAACGCCGTTCCGACGAGGCTGATAAAATTGCCGTAAATACTGCATTTATTTACTTTCTGAGCTATCTTGTATTTTTGATACTCGGATTTACGATTGTAAAACCTTTCTACGCAAGTCAGATTGGAACCGCAGATGCAGAAATCATGGAAATGGGAATCGACTACTTAAGAACCGTCATGATCTTTTCCTTCGGACTGCTCTCCCAGATATTTTTTGAGCGTCTGCTTACCTCTACCGGAAGAACAATCTTCAGTATGACCTCACAATTATGTGGAGCGATTACGAATATTATTTTAGATCCGATCATGATCTTTGGATTACTCGGATGTCCCAAAATGGGCGTTACAGGTGCTGCTGCTGCAACCGTCATCGGACAGTGTGTCGCTGCAATCGTCGCATTCACCTGCAATCACAAGTTCAACCACGATGTAAAACTGCATTTTCGTGGTTTCCGCCCCAGTGCAAAGATCATTGGAACCATTTATGCGATTGGTGTACCTTCGATTATCATGCAGTCCATCGGTTCTGTCATGACTTACTCCATGAACCGGATTCTGATCGAGTTTTCTTCAACCGCAACAGCCGTTTTTGGTGTGTACTTTAAACTGCAAAGTTTCTTCTTTATGCCACTGTTCGGGCTGAATAATGGAATTACACCGATCATAGCTTATAATTATGGTGCCAGAAACAGAAAACGTATGGTCAAAACCATCAGGCTCAGTCTGATCACGGCATTTTGTCTTACTTTTATTGGATTCCTCTGCTTTGAGGGAATCCCACAGATCCTGCTTGGGATGTTCAACGCTTCAGAAGATATGCTCACGATCGGTATCCCGGCACTTCGTATTATCGGAATCCACTATCTGCTTGCATGGTTCTGTATCGTTTCCGGAACAGTATTCCAGGCTCTCGGTAAGGCAGTCTTCAGCATGATCGTATCCATCATGCGACAGCTTGTTGTGTTGATTCCTGCTGCTTACATTTTATCGAAGCTCGGCGGACTTCACGTTGTATGGTGGTCTTTCCCGATCGCAGAAATTGTTTCCCTTGTAGTATCACTCCTCTTCCTTTTAAGGATCAACCGGACAGTAATCTCCAAAATCCCGGATGGAAGTGATATTCTGTAA
- a CDS encoding helix-turn-helix domain-containing protein, with translation MGRKPKYSVEEKLNAVREYLDGNESMNSIAKHLNISFQSFKQWVTNYEAMGTDAFATSQNKHYSKVEKEQAVAAYLAGEGSLMDICKRFKILSTRQLRSWIKKYNDHEELNASGTGGKVIMTKGRKTTFQERVEIASYCISHGHNYAETAEKFSVSYQQARNYTVKYENSGVDALQDNRGRRKPEDALTEIEKLRAELKLEKAKRQKAEMEVSFLKKLEEIERSFLYNSNIGNSKKEG, from the coding sequence TTGGGAAGAAAACCAAAATATAGTGTTGAAGAAAAACTAAATGCAGTAAGAGAATATTTGGATGGAAATGAAAGCATGAATTCCATAGCGAAGCACTTAAATATTTCATTTCAGTCTTTTAAACAGTGGGTCACAAATTACGAAGCGATGGGAACAGATGCTTTTGCAACTAGTCAAAACAAGCATTATTCCAAAGTCGAAAAAGAACAGGCTGTTGCAGCATATTTAGCAGGTGAAGGTTCCCTTATGGATATCTGTAAAAGATTTAAAATCCTTTCAACTCGCCAACTCAGAAGCTGGATAAAGAAGTATAATGATCATGAGGAGCTGAACGCTTCCGGAACGGGAGGGAAAGTCATCATGACAAAAGGGCGAAAAACAACATTTCAAGAACGAGTGGAAATTGCATCTTATTGTATTTCACATGGGCATAATTATGCGGAAACAGCAGAAAAGTTTTCAGTTTCTTATCAGCAGGCACGAAATTATACAGTTAAATATGAAAATAGCGGAGTTGACGCATTGCAAGATAATCGAGGTCGGCGAAAACCAGAAGACGCTCTTACCGAAATTGAAAAACTTCGAGCTGAATTAAAATTAGAAAAAGCCAAACGGCAAAAAGCGGAAATGGAAGTATCTTTCTTAAAAAAATTAGAAGAAATAGAGAGGAGCTTCCTGTATAATTCAAATATAGGGAATTCCAAGAAAGAAGGTTGA
- a CDS encoding helix-turn-helix domain-containing protein yields MGKQSTRENKTIYQICREEAGLTRSEASEKMTAVSDSKIEKFEYEIQEPTPYDIIQMADAYRRPDLCNYYCSHKCEIGHRYVPEVEVTDLSNIILETIASLNEINPLTTRLIQIARDGRISDDEIRDFAFISNKLDEISLAIDSLNLWVDKTAGEQGLNIELFREEKEKQK; encoded by the coding sequence ATGGGGAAACAATCTACGAGAGAAAATAAGACAATTTATCAGATTTGCCGGGAAGAAGCCGGTCTTACAAGATCAGAAGCCAGTGAAAAAATGACTGCTGTTTCTGATTCTAAAATTGAAAAATTTGAATATGAAATACAAGAGCCTACACCTTACGATATTATCCAGATGGCCGACGCTTACAGACGACCGGATCTCTGTAACTATTACTGCTCTCATAAGTGTGAAATCGGACATCGCTATGTTCCGGAAGTCGAAGTTACCGACTTATCCAATATAATCCTGGAAACCATTGCCAGTTTAAATGAAATCAATCCTCTGACTACACGCCTGATCCAGATTGCCCGTGACGGTAGAATCAGCGACGATGAAATCAGGGATTTTGCTTTTATCAGCAATAAGTTGGATGAGATTTCTCTGGCAATAGATTCCCTGAATCTTTGGGTTGATAAGACAGCCGGAGAACAGGGACTGAACATTGAATTGTTCCGAGAAGAAAAAGAAAAACAGAAATAA
- a CDS encoding recombinase zinc beta ribbon domain-containing protein gives MCALTYIPIISPLHLCCNAHRRRPTKTGRTSLFSGLVYCPDCGAKLHFSAAKSMMRNQEHFRCANYKSGRGDCTRSLFRNGRKRIYRLHLMNIVTNVLN, from the coding sequence TTGTGTGCTTTGACTTATATCCCCATCATATCGCCCCTGCACTTATGCTGCAACGCACACCGCCGCAGACCGACCAAGACCGGAAGGACGAGCCTGTTTTCGGGGCTGGTATACTGTCCCGACTGCGGTGCAAAACTGCATTTCTCAGCCGCCAAAAGCATGATGCGAAATCAGGAGCATTTCCGCTGTGCCAATTACAAATCGGGACGGGGAGACTGCACCCGGAGCTTGTTTCGGAATGGTCGGAAAAGAATTTACCGCTTACACCTGATGAATATCGTTACAAATGTATTGAATTAG
- a CDS encoding type II toxin-antitoxin system RelE/ParE family toxin: MRCFKDWNNHKQAAKNVLDDFEDTVELLKHVAGNMKTCDNPRLQSLGYHRINFQKHRYFMLYRIEDDVVYVDDIFHELQDYENRMI, translated from the coding sequence ATGAGATGCTTCAAAGACTGGAACAATCATAAGCAAGCGGCGAAGAATGTGCTTGATGATTTTGAGGATACTGTAGAACTGTTAAAACATGTAGCAGGAAATATGAAAACATGTGATAATCCACGCTTACAGAGTCTGGGATACCATCGAATAAATTTTCAAAAGCACAGATATTTCATGCTGTACAGAATAGAAGATGATGTTGTATATGTGGATGACATTTTCCATGAGTTGCAAGATTATGAAAACAGAATGATATAA
- a CDS encoding IS110 family transposase — protein MNCNTQNAKIASITEKTLIVGIDVGSETHFARAFDWRNYEYTKKPLEFSNTEAGFMMFKAWVEDIAEKQGKTAVIPGMEPTGHYWFALGKFLQDSGMKPVHVNPHHVKKSKELDDNNPNKNDRKDPKTIAALVNEGRFSYPYIPTGIYAEIRSLSNLRFQTQEELTRIKNRIARWFAIYFPEYKDVYGDLMAVSGRMILKEAPLPEDIRILGVNGVNQIWRNAKLRGTGMKRAKILVSAAEHSVGSKEAPEAARIELKNLLNDMDVYVSRMEELLQTIEEKLKTIPYVDKLMEIKGIGLITVSGFIAEVGDIGRFDNPKQLQKLAGYAIVANDSGKHNGESRISYRGRKRLRYVLYEAAISLVGKNAEFKEIHEYYRTRKENPLKKMQSVVAVACKIIRVFYTILTKGVDYDPMKLMSDIRRPQLQAA, from the coding sequence ATGAATTGTAACACACAGAACGCAAAAATTGCATCCATAACTGAAAAAACTTTGATTGTTGGAATTGATGTCGGCAGTGAAACTCATTTTGCCAGGGCATTTGATTGGCGGAACTATGAATATACAAAGAAGCCGCTGGAATTCAGTAATACTGAGGCGGGTTTCATGATGTTCAAGGCATGGGTGGAAGATATCGCAGAAAAGCAAGGTAAAACAGCTGTAATTCCCGGAATGGAGCCGACCGGTCATTACTGGTTTGCACTGGGGAAATTCCTGCAGGACAGCGGGATGAAGCCTGTACATGTGAATCCGCACCATGTCAAGAAGTCGAAAGAGCTGGATGACAACAATCCCAATAAGAATGACCGTAAGGATCCAAAGACGATTGCGGCACTGGTCAATGAAGGACGCTTCTCTTATCCCTACATACCAACCGGTATTTATGCGGAGATCAGGAGCTTATCGAATCTTCGTTTCCAGACGCAGGAAGAGCTAACAAGAATCAAGAATCGAATCGCTAGATGGTTTGCCATTTATTTTCCTGAATATAAAGACGTTTATGGGGATTTAATGGCAGTCAGCGGACGAATGATACTCAAGGAAGCTCCATTGCCGGAGGATATCAGAATACTTGGAGTGAACGGTGTAAACCAGATTTGGAGAAACGCGAAGCTGCGAGGCACTGGAATGAAGAGGGCAAAGATCCTGGTATCAGCTGCAGAGCATAGCGTTGGAAGTAAGGAAGCACCGGAAGCGGCAAGGATTGAATTGAAGAATCTGCTGAATGACATGGATGTATATGTGTCAAGGATGGAGGAACTGCTCCAAACTATAGAGGAAAAACTGAAGACGATTCCATATGTTGATAAACTGATGGAAATCAAAGGAATCGGATTGATTACAGTCAGCGGATTTATTGCAGAAGTAGGTGACATTGGACGTTTTGATAATCCGAAGCAGCTGCAGAAGCTGGCGGGATATGCAATCGTGGCAAATGATTCCGGAAAGCACAATGGAGAGAGCCGGATCAGCTACAGAGGCAGAAAACGGCTGAGATATGTGCTGTATGAAGCTGCGATATCACTGGTGGGGAAGAATGCTGAGTTTAAGGAAATACATGAGTATTATCGAACCCGTAAAGAAAACCCGTTAAAGAAGATGCAGTCAGTAGTAGCAGTGGCATGTAAGATTATTAGGGTATTCTACACAATCCTGACAAAGGGTGTGGATTATGACCCAATGAAACTGATGAGTGATATCAGAAGGCCACAGTTGCAGGCAGCGTAG
- a CDS encoding GntR family transcriptional regulator: protein MIKLNSAIPLYQQVAEDLKNRIEQGEFCSGQSIPSEAKLCEQYEVSRITIRNAIAELVEQEILVKYQGKGVFVRTPKISSSLTTFKGFTYFCQENHIKTYTKILENKVVSANAVMAKKLELKDGEKLVYLKRLRHVNDRPVMIEHVYLPYSKYGFLSKIDMENCSLYEKITEKTGLQIEDNCYTSIMLETNITTEEEIVLMGLSELDAVFVLTETVYLNTGNPLHITKQVLLGDYFKFFMSNKVNQLSMNWKKM, encoded by the coding sequence ATGATAAAATTAAATAGTGCGATACCACTGTATCAACAAGTGGCAGAAGATTTGAAAAATAGAATAGAACAAGGTGAGTTTTGTTCAGGACAATCTATTCCAAGTGAAGCAAAATTGTGCGAACAATATGAAGTTAGTAGAATTACAATTAGAAATGCAATTGCAGAACTGGTTGAACAAGAAATTTTAGTGAAATATCAAGGTAAGGGCGTGTTTGTGCGTACACCTAAAATTTCCTCGAGTTTGACAACATTCAAAGGCTTTACATATTTTTGCCAAGAAAATCATATAAAAACTTATACAAAGATTCTTGAAAATAAAGTGGTTTCAGCTAATGCAGTGATGGCAAAAAAATTAGAACTAAAAGATGGGGAAAAGCTTGTATATTTGAAACGTCTACGACACGTAAATGATAGACCTGTTATGATAGAACATGTATATTTGCCATATTCGAAATATGGATTTCTTTCAAAAATAGATATGGAAAATTGTTCGCTTTATGAGAAAATAACAGAGAAAACAGGATTACAGATAGAAGATAATTGTTATACTTCAATTATGCTTGAAACCAATATAACAACAGAGGAAGAGATTGTTTTAATGGGACTTTCAGAATTAGATGCGGTATTTGTATTAACAGAAACGGTTTATTTGAATACGGGAAATCCGCTACATATTACAAAACAGGTACTTTTGGGGGATTATTTTAAATTTTTCATGTCAAATAAAGTAAATCAGTTATCGATGAATTGGAAAAAAATGTAA